A window of Fibrobacter sp. UWB15 genomic DNA:
GTTCCTGTTCCGTTGCGCGGCGTTCCTTAAGAACGGAGTCCACCTTGGTCACAAGAAGATCTTCTTGCTTCAAGACGTCTTCGGTAGGAACGATCTTTGCGTTATCGACCACAACGTAGTTGTTATCGACCACGACCGTAAGAGCCACTTCCTTCGGCTGAACCTTAGAGGTAGACACCGGAAGGATGAGGTTTTCGGCTTGGGTCAAAAGCTGACCTTCAGCGTCCAAGTTCTTGATCATGAACACCAGAATGATGGTCATCATGTCCATCATGGACGTCAAAGAGAAAGGTACGTCTTCGCTAAATTTACGAGTCTTTCTAGCCATGATTAACCTCCCAGCTTAGCAAGGTTGATCTTGCTGAAACCGGCTTCTTTAGCACGGTCCATAAGTTGAATGATCTTGTCGAACTGGGTGTCGTCGTTAGCAACGATGATGATGTTATCGACGTCTTCGAGGTCAATGAACTGCGTATGGATCTGAATCAGGTCCTTAGCGATCAAGTCGTAAGCAGACAGCGGGTAGATGATGTTCTTTGCAGCCACATCCGGTTTCAGGTTACGAGCCGAGTTCGGAGTGAGGGTTGCGAGAACAGCACCAGCGCTCGGCTTCTTGAGCATCGGCGGCGGGGTAAGACCCATGGCGCCTTCGCCAGGAGCTGCGAGGAAGGCGTTGTTGCCGTCCACGTATGCGCTATCCGGTACATTTTCAGACTGAGAAGAATACACGGCCCAAATTACGCGGCCCGGGTCTTCTTCGGATTCCTTGTTGATGGCCCAGAGTTCGATGGTTTCGATTTCGTAGAGATACTTCTCTTTATCCATTTCGGATCCATCTTTGCACTTGGGACCATGACCGCTTTCCACGGCTGCTTTAACATCTTCCGGCGCATACGTAATGAGCTGCGCATCGGACTTGCAACGGAACGTCCACATTTCCTTGAAGTAAACGTTCGGCTGGAAACCACCGCGGGCACCAATCACCAGATATTCCGGCGTGATTGCGAGCGAGAGGTTCAGAGCCTGCTGGTCCGGTTCCGGAGGAGGATCGTCAGTCATATTCATCATGCTACGTTCGGGCATGTTGATTTCGACAATGGCGAGCTTAGAGAAAGCAGTCATAGACAACAGCATAGGAATCAGGATGGTGAACAAGCCCATCGCCGGCAACAGGTCCGGTTCTTCAGGCTTGGCTGGTTTCTTGAGTTCTTTTGCCATTTTTTTATAACTCCGTTAAAATTATCTCTCTATTACCAATTAAGCGAGGGAGTTGATAATCTTGAGGCCCTTTTCTTCCATTTCCTGGATGAGGCGTTCGGAGTTCATGTTGAGGAGGCCCACGATGACCAGAAGAGGCACAGCGGAGAGAAGGCCGAGGAGCGTGGTACCCATAGCGATAGCAATACCGTCGGAAAGAGCCTTAGCACGTTCAGCAGCCGGCTTGTTAGCCACAGCATCGAAGGTGTAGATCAGACCGTAAATGGTGCCCATAAGTCCGAGCAACGTAGAGATGGAAGCCATAACCTGGATGATGCTAATGTAACGAGTCAGACGGGGAGCTTCAGTCAGGAACACGGCGTCGCATGCGGCCTGCATGGTTTCGCGACCACCGTTACGGGCAGCAACGATTGCAGCCATCACGCGAGCGATCGGGAGCTTGGTTGCGTTGGCATAGCTGAGAGCTTCATCATAACGCTGAGCAGAAATATGAGTGCCGAACTTGGCCAAGAAATCCTTACGGCCCTTTGCGCTCTTCACCATGATGTAAAGGAAGCGTTCAACAGAGAAGCCGAGGCCAATCATGAACACCACGAGGATGATCCACATGAACTGGTAACCATCAGATTCCGGGCTGAAGGATTGAAGCATTTTAGACATTAGAGTACTCCTTGATTGAGTGTTTTGGTTTATTTTGAAAAATCTTTGTTCATATTTAATCTTTTTTAGGGCAAAATTGTGTAGTCGAGCCGGTAAAATCTTGTTTACCACTCAAAAAACGCCATTTTTACCCTAATAGAATAGGGGA
This region includes:
- a CDS encoding biopolymer transporter ExbD: MARKTRKFSEDVPFSLTSMMDMMTIILVFMIKNLDAEGQLLTQAENLILPVSTSKVQPKEVALTVVVDNNYVVVDNAKIVPTEDVLKQEDLLVTKVDSVLKERRATEQEHALKMGLPADEAGNIIVQIDKNIPYDAMYKVMATCGFSGYTHIAFAVMQKNGGEE
- a CDS encoding biopolymer transporter ExbD, producing the protein MAKELKKPAKPEEPDLLPAMGLFTILIPMLLSMTAFSKLAIVEINMPERSMMNMTDDPPPEPDQQALNLSLAITPEYLVIGARGGFQPNVYFKEMWTFRCKSDAQLITYAPEDVKAAVESGHGPKCKDGSEMDKEKYLYEIETIELWAINKESEEDPGRVIWAVYSSQSENVPDSAYVDGNNAFLAAPGEGAMGLTPPPMLKKPSAGAVLATLTPNSARNLKPDVAAKNIIYPLSAYDLIAKDLIQIHTQFIDLEDVDNIIIVANDDTQFDKIIQLMDRAKEAGFSKINLAKLGG
- a CDS encoding MotA/TolQ/ExbB proton channel family protein, whose translation is MSKMLQSFSPESDGYQFMWIILVVFMIGLGFSVERFLYIMVKSAKGRKDFLAKFGTHISAQRYDEALSYANATKLPIARVMAAIVAARNGGRETMQAACDAVFLTEAPRLTRYISIIQVMASISTLLGLMGTIYGLIYTFDAVANKPAAERAKALSDGIAIAMGTTLLGLLSAVPLLVIVGLLNMNSERLIQEMEEKGLKIINSLA